One genomic segment of Calditrichota bacterium includes these proteins:
- a CDS encoding VOC family protein, with product MAQHAFCHVEWHVSDLERAKGFYSRLFGWSFEAYGDDYLMFQTPSRELGGGLFRTSDPVKSGASPLVYINVDDIEGYLNRAVQFGGAVQMPKMPIGEMGWMAILTDPDGNAIGLYKSANPDFDSAKYPLNAFCHVEWQTKDLAGTRAFFEGLFGWRFENTFMETYQTYMTPSEEVGGGIGLADTVQAAASPGVYIEVNEIEDYLSKAIAAGASVAVPKTEIPGHGWFAHLQAPDGNTVGLFQSGHGQG from the coding sequence ATGGCTCAGCATGCGTTCTGCCACGTGGAGTGGCATGTCTCCGATCTGGAGCGCGCCAAGGGCTTTTACAGCCGGCTCTTCGGCTGGTCGTTCGAAGCCTATGGCGACGACTACCTGATGTTCCAGACGCCGTCTCGCGAACTGGGCGGCGGACTCTTTCGGACCAGCGATCCGGTCAAGAGCGGTGCGTCGCCGCTCGTCTATATCAACGTGGACGACATCGAAGGATACCTGAACCGGGCTGTTCAATTCGGTGGTGCAGTGCAGATGCCGAAGATGCCCATCGGCGAAATGGGCTGGATGGCTATCCTGACCGACCCCGACGGCAATGCGATCGGGCTCTACAAGTCAGCCAATCCCGACTTCGACAGCGCCAAGTATCCGCTCAATGCCTTCTGCCACGTCGAATGGCAGACCAAGGACCTGGCCGGGACACGGGCATTCTTCGAAGGCTTGTTCGGCTGGAGATTCGAGAATACCTTCATGGAGACCTACCAAACCTATATGACGCCTTCCGAAGAAGTGGGCGGCGGCATCGGGCTGGCCGATACGGTCCAGGCAGCAGCGTCGCCAGGGGTCTATATCGAGGTGAACGAGATCGAAGATTACCTGTCAAAGGCAATCGCAGCAGGGGCTTCGGTTGCCGTGCCGAAGACGGAGATTCCAGGGCATGGCTGGTTTGCGCATCTTCAGGCGCCGGACGGGAACACCGTCGGCCTCTTCCAGAGCGGGCACGGACAAGGCTAA